One Streptomyces coeruleorubidus DNA segment encodes these proteins:
- a CDS encoding IS110 family transposase, translated as MNDSDEIGVFLGLDVGKSAHHGHGLTPTGKKVFDKQLPNTEPKLRDVFTKLKTKFGTVLVIVDQPASIGALPLTVARDAGCKVAYLPGLAMRRIADLYPGEAKTDAKDAAVIADAARTMPHTLRSLEVSDEITAELTVLVGFDQDLAAEATRTSNRIRGLLTQFHPSLERVLGPRLDHQAVTWLLERYGSPAALRKAGRRRLVEVIRPKAPRMAKRLIDDIFEALDEQTVVVPGTGTLDIVIPSLARSLSAVHEQRRATEAQIAALLEDHPLSKVLTSLPGVGVRTAATLLVTVGDGTSFPTAAHLASYAGLAPTTKSSGTSIHGEHAPRGGNRQLKRAMFLSAFAALHDPASRTYYDKCRTRGKTHTQALLRLARQRINVLFAMLRDGTFYEPRTPRLA; from the coding sequence TTGAACGACAGCGACGAGATAGGCGTCTTCCTCGGCCTGGACGTCGGCAAGAGCGCCCACCACGGGCACGGCCTCACCCCGACCGGCAAGAAGGTCTTCGACAAGCAGCTGCCCAATACCGAACCGAAGTTGCGGGACGTCTTCACCAAGCTGAAGACCAAGTTCGGCACCGTCCTGGTGATCGTGGACCAGCCCGCCTCGATCGGCGCCCTGCCCCTGACGGTCGCCCGCGACGCGGGCTGCAAGGTCGCCTACCTGCCCGGACTCGCCATGCGCCGGATAGCCGATCTCTACCCCGGCGAGGCGAAGACCGACGCGAAGGACGCCGCGGTCATCGCCGACGCGGCCCGCACGATGCCACACACCCTGCGCTCGCTGGAGGTCAGCGACGAGATCACCGCCGAGCTGACAGTTCTGGTCGGCTTCGACCAGGACCTCGCGGCTGAGGCCACCCGCACCAGCAACCGCATCCGCGGCCTGCTCACCCAGTTCCACCCCAGCCTGGAGCGCGTCCTCGGCCCCCGGCTCGACCATCAGGCCGTCACCTGGCTGCTGGAACGCTACGGATCTCCGGCCGCGCTGCGAAAAGCCGGCCGCCGCAGGCTCGTTGAGGTGATCCGGCCCAAGGCTCCCCGGATGGCGAAGCGGCTGATCGACGACATCTTCGAGGCCCTCGACGAGCAGACCGTCGTCGTTCCGGGCACCGGCACGCTCGACATCGTGATCCCGTCGCTGGCCCGCTCGCTCAGCGCCGTCCATGAACAGCGACGGGCGACGGAAGCCCAGATCGCAGCCCTGCTGGAGGACCACCCTCTTTCAAAGGTCCTGACGTCGCTGCCCGGCGTCGGCGTCAGGACCGCCGCCACGCTGCTGGTCACCGTCGGCGACGGCACCAGCTTTCCCACCGCCGCGCACCTGGCCTCCTACGCCGGCCTCGCCCCGACCACGAAGTCGTCGGGCACCTCGATCCACGGCGAGCACGCCCCACGGGGCGGCAACCGGCAGCTCAAACGGGCGATGTTCCTGTCCGCGTTCGCCGCCCTGCACGATCCCGCCTCCCGCACCTACTACGACAAGTGCCGGACCAGAGGAAAGACCCACACACAGGCCCTCCTCCGGCTCGCCCGGCAACGGATCAACGTGCTGTTCGCGATGCTCCGCGACGGCACCTTCTACGAACCCAGAACCCCACGCCTCGCTTGA
- a CDS encoding SpoIIE family protein phosphatase, with protein MDSTRVTEQPTSFERPQPGVDPADPRGALVHTSTPAHAPDAGALPVQGRCGGDVSAPLTTAHTTPGTSEPGTSTPFGKGKDTVSDPASEHSQPGTEQTAERDTPRPRPAPEGIPVQPADGQDRPTPGPDGQERRSGQSLPPGRPTPMRRDGDRLRFVGAATRRIARGIDLDEIVMGLCRATVPTFSDAILVYLRDPLPVGDERPTGPLVLRLRRTDRIPAERDTENGFLPAAQPEPNELDTVGAELCEVRPGSALAEVLRGVRPVFTDAPAARAALPELLGDDGEFAVPDGQRAILAPLRGRRRVIGAALFLRRPERIAFEPDDLLVAAQLATHSALGIDKAVLYGREAYIADELQRTMLPETLPRPTGVRLASRYLPAAETARVGGDWYDAIPLPGSRVALVVGDVMGHSMTSAAIMGQLRTTAQTLAGLDLPPQEVLHHLDEQAQRLGVDRMATCLYAVYDPVSHRITIANAGHPPPVLLHLGGRAEVLRVPAGAPIGVGGVDFEAVELDAPAGATLLLYTDGLVESRLRDVWTGIEQLREKLAATAQLTGPDHPPPLEALCDEVLDMLGPGDRDDDIALLAARFDGIAPSDVAYWFLEPEDAAPGRARRLARRALSRWGMEELSDSVELLVSEVVTNAVRYASRPVTLRLLRTDVLRCEVGDDVPQLPRLRQARATDEGGRGLYLVNRLARRWGATRLSTGKVVWFELNRS; from the coding sequence ATGGATTCGACACGCGTGACGGAGCAGCCGACCTCCTTCGAGCGCCCGCAGCCGGGCGTCGACCCCGCGGACCCCCGCGGGGCGCTCGTGCATACCTCGACACCGGCGCATGCGCCGGACGCCGGCGCCTTACCGGTACAGGGCCGCTGCGGCGGCGACGTCAGCGCTCCGCTCACGACGGCGCACACCACGCCAGGCACGTCGGAGCCGGGCACCTCCACGCCGTTCGGCAAGGGCAAGGACACCGTGAGCGACCCCGCCTCCGAGCATTCCCAGCCGGGCACCGAGCAGACCGCCGAGCGCGACACTCCTCGGCCTCGGCCCGCCCCCGAGGGCATTCCGGTCCAGCCGGCCGACGGACAGGACCGGCCGACGCCCGGTCCCGACGGGCAGGAGCGCCGCAGCGGCCAGAGCCTGCCGCCCGGCCGGCCCACGCCGATGCGGCGGGACGGCGACCGGCTGCGCTTCGTGGGTGCCGCCACCCGGCGGATCGCCCGCGGCATCGATCTCGACGAGATCGTGATGGGCCTGTGTCGGGCCACCGTGCCCACGTTCTCCGACGCGATCCTGGTCTATCTGCGCGACCCGCTGCCCGTCGGCGACGAGCGGCCCACCGGCCCGCTGGTGCTGCGGCTGCGCCGCACCGACCGGATACCGGCGGAGCGCGACACCGAGAACGGCTTCCTGCCGGCCGCGCAGCCCGAGCCGAACGAGCTGGACACGGTCGGCGCCGAGCTGTGCGAGGTGCGGCCCGGCAGCGCGCTGGCCGAGGTGCTGCGGGGCGTGCGCCCGGTTTTCACCGACGCCCCCGCGGCCCGCGCCGCGCTGCCCGAACTGCTCGGGGACGACGGCGAGTTCGCCGTGCCCGACGGACAGCGCGCGATCCTCGCCCCGCTGCGCGGCCGGCGCCGGGTCATCGGTGCCGCCCTGTTCCTGCGCCGTCCCGAGCGCATCGCCTTCGAGCCGGACGACCTGCTGGTGGCCGCGCAGCTCGCCACGCACAGCGCCCTGGGCATCGACAAGGCCGTGCTGTACGGCCGCGAGGCCTACATCGCGGACGAGCTCCAGCGCACGATGCTGCCCGAGACGCTGCCCCGCCCCACGGGCGTGCGGCTCGCCTCGCGTTACCTGCCGGCCGCGGAGACCGCCCGGGTCGGCGGCGACTGGTACGACGCCATCCCGCTGCCGGGCAGCCGGGTCGCCCTGGTCGTCGGCGACGTCATGGGCCACTCCATGACCTCGGCCGCCATCATGGGCCAGCTGCGCACCACCGCCCAGACCCTCGCCGGTCTCGACCTGCCGCCGCAGGAGGTCCTGCACCACCTCGACGAACAGGCCCAGCGCCTCGGCGTGGACCGCATGGCGACCTGCCTGTACGCGGTCTACGACCCGGTATCGCACCGCATCACCATCGCCAACGCCGGCCATCCGCCGCCCGTCCTGCTCCACCTGGGCGGCCGGGCCGAGGTGCTGCGCGTGCCGGCCGGTGCCCCCATCGGGGTCGGCGGCGTCGACTTCGAGGCCGTGGAGCTGGACGCGCCCGCCGGCGCGACCCTGCTGCTGTACACCGACGGCCTGGTCGAGTCCCGGCTGCGGGACGTGTGGACCGGCATCGAGCAGCTGCGGGAGAAGCTCGCCGCGACCGCGCAGCTCACCGGGCCGGACCATCCGCCGCCCCTGGAAGCGCTGTGCGACGAGGTGCTCGACATGCTCGGCCCGGGCGACCGGGACGACGACATCGCGCTGCTGGCCGCCCGCTTCGACGGCATCGCGCCGAGCGACGTGGCGTACTGGTTCCTGGAACCGGAGGACGCGGCACCCGGCCGGGCCCGCCGCCTGGCCAGGCGCGCGCTGTCGCGCTGGGGCATGGAGGAGCTCAGCGACTCCGTCGAGTTGCTCGTCAGCGAGGTCGTCACCAACGCCGTGCGCTACGCCTCCCGCCCGGTCACCCTCCGCCTGCTGCGCACCGACGTGCTGCGCTGCGAGGTCGGCGACGACGTACCGCAGCTGCCGCGGCTGCGGCAGGCGCGCGCCACGGACGAGGGCGGGCGCGGGCTGTACCTGGTGAACCGGCTGGCACGGCGGTGGGGGGCGACGCGGCTGAGCACGGGCAAGGTGGTGTGGTTCGAGCTCAACCGCAGCTGA
- a CDS encoding class II fumarate hydratase, producing the protein MSDEYRIEHDSMGEVRVPADAKWRAQTQRAVENFPISGQRIERAHIEALARIKGAAAKVNARLGVLDEDVAGAIQEAAGEVAEGKWDAHFPVDVFQTGSGTSSNMNTNEVIATLATERLGKSVHPNDHVNASQSSNDVFPSSIHIAATAAVTRDLIPALDHLAASLERKAEEFSDVVKSGRTHLMDATPVTLGQEFGGYAAQVRYGIERLEASLPRLAELPLGGTAVGTGINTPPGFSAAVIEEVAHATGLPLTEARNHFEAQGARDGIVETSGQLRTIAVGLTKIANDLRWMSSGPRTGLAEIALPDLQPGSSIMPGKVNPVIPEAVLMVCAQVVGNDATVATAGAAGNFELNVMLPVIAKNVLESIRLLAGATRLLADRTVDGITANRERAREYAESSPSVVTPLNKYIGYEEAAKVAKKALAELKTIRQVVLDGGYVERGDLTLEQLDEALDVLRMTHP; encoded by the coding sequence ATGAGCGACGAATACCGCATCGAGCACGACTCCATGGGCGAAGTACGTGTCCCCGCCGACGCCAAGTGGCGGGCTCAGACGCAGCGTGCTGTCGAGAACTTCCCGATTTCCGGGCAGCGGATCGAGCGGGCGCACATCGAGGCCCTGGCCCGCATCAAGGGGGCCGCGGCGAAGGTGAACGCGCGGCTCGGGGTGCTCGACGAGGACGTCGCCGGGGCGATCCAGGAGGCCGCCGGCGAGGTCGCGGAGGGGAAGTGGGACGCGCATTTTCCCGTCGACGTGTTCCAGACCGGGTCCGGGACCTCGTCCAACATGAACACCAACGAGGTCATCGCCACCCTCGCCACCGAGCGGCTGGGCAAGAGCGTTCACCCGAACGACCACGTCAACGCCTCCCAGTCGTCCAACGACGTGTTTCCGTCCTCCATTCACATCGCCGCCACCGCCGCCGTCACCCGTGATCTGATTCCCGCCCTGGACCACCTCGCCGCCTCCCTGGAGCGCAAGGCCGAGGAGTTCTCCGATGTCGTGAAGTCGGGGCGGACTCACCTCATGGACGCCACGCCCGTGACGCTGGGGCAGGAGTTCGGCGGGTACGCCGCACAGGTGCGGTACGGGATCGAGCGGCTGGAGGCGTCCCTGCCCCGGCTCGCCGAACTGCCCCTCGGCGGTACGGCCGTCGGCACGGGTATCAACACCCCGCCCGGTTTCTCCGCCGCCGTGATCGAGGAGGTCGCCCACGCGACCGGGCTTCCCCTCACCGAGGCCCGGAACCACTTCGAGGCGCAGGGCGCCCGGGACGGCATCGTCGAGACCAGCGGGCAGCTGCGGACCATCGCGGTCGGGCTGACGAAGATCGCCAACGACCTGCGGTGGATGTCCTCCGGGCCGCGCACCGGCCTCGCCGAGATCGCCCTGCCCGACCTCCAGCCCGGCTCCTCGATCATGCCAGGCAAGGTGAATCCGGTCATTCCGGAGGCCGTGCTCATGGTGTGCGCGCAAGTCGTCGGCAACGACGCCACCGTCGCCACCGCCGGCGCCGCCGGGAACTTCGAGCTCAACGTCATGCTGCCCGTTATCGCGAAGAACGTGCTGGAGTCGATCCGGCTGCTCGCAGGCGCCACGCGGCTGCTCGCCGACCGGACCGTCGACGGCATCACCGCCAACCGCGAACGGGCGCGGGAGTACGCCGAGTCCTCGCCCTCCGTCGTCACGCCGCTCAACAAGTACATCGGCTACGAGGAGGCCGCCAAGGTCGCCAAGAAGGCGCTGGCCGAGCTGAAGACCATCCGTCAGGTCGTGCTGGACGGCGGGTACGTGGAGCGCGGGGACCTCACCCTGGAGCAGCTCGACGAGGCCCTGGATGTCCTGCGGATGACGCACCCGTGA
- the fomD gene encoding cytidylyl-2-hydroxypropylphosphonate hydrolase, producing MADGGAVRRVETGGAAGFWEPGSEILWRYRENGGARFHIARPVTVVRDDAELLAVWLAPGTQCVRPVLADGTPVHLEPLESRYTKPRTVQRDRWFGTGVLKLARPGEPWSVWLFWEPGWRFKNWYVNLEEPLTRWEGGVDSVDHFLDISVHPDRTWQWRDEDEFAQALRDGLMDDRQAEKVRAAGRAAVEVIRAWGPPFSEGWQHWRPDPSWTVPSLPEDWDRTPAHVSS from the coding sequence ATGGCAGACGGTGGAGCGGTGAGACGCGTGGAAACGGGTGGTGCGGCAGGCTTCTGGGAGCCCGGGAGCGAGATCCTGTGGCGGTACCGGGAGAACGGCGGCGCGCGTTTCCACATCGCGCGTCCCGTCACCGTCGTACGGGACGACGCGGAGCTGCTCGCCGTGTGGCTGGCGCCCGGCACTCAGTGCGTGCGGCCCGTGCTCGCCGACGGCACCCCCGTGCACCTGGAGCCGCTGGAGTCCCGCTACACCAAGCCGCGGACCGTGCAGCGCGACCGCTGGTTCGGCACGGGCGTGCTGAAGCTGGCCCGGCCCGGCGAGCCCTGGTCGGTGTGGCTGTTCTGGGAGCCGGGCTGGCGGTTCAAGAACTGGTACGTGAACCTGGAGGAGCCGCTGACCCGTTGGGAGGGCGGTGTGGACTCCGTCGACCACTTCCTGGACATCTCCGTGCACCCGGACCGCACTTGGCAATGGCGCGACGAGGACGAGTTCGCCCAGGCTCTGCGGGACGGGCTGATGGACGACCGGCAGGCCGAAAAGGTGCGGGCGGCCGGGCGCGCCGCCGTGGAGGTGATCCGCGCCTGGGGGCCGCCGTTCTCGGAAGGCTGGCAGCACTGGCGCCCGGATCCGTCCTGGACGGTACCGTCACTGCCGGAGGACTGGGATCGTACGCCCGCGCATGTGTCCTCATGA